In Pseudochaenichthys georgianus chromosome 6, fPseGeo1.2, whole genome shotgun sequence, a single window of DNA contains:
- the LOC117448071 gene encoding leptin-like, producing MSQHPSTIRYPDGALQWQTQTSSRGIPVLFHIWYIQTHSTNMDNTLALLFPLLFIFSVGTAAPLPMDVVNMKSTIKRISETLVNSLNQHLQVQDESGRTLNPPAADLNGPSSIVIVLEGFNRKISSDSYFAVTQTKSHISSLTSYVREWMKAQCSEQQPRGSEPASLLRLKQRSRPEFLDTVSTEALMRVREFLNLLLQNLDDLESC from the exons ATGAGTCAACATCCATCCACTATAAGATATCCCGATGGAGCCTTACAgtggcaaacacagacatccagCAGAG GAATACCAGTGCTATTCCATATTTGGTACATCCAGACACATTCTACAAATATGGACAACACTTTGGCACTCCTGTTTCCTCTGCTGTTCATCTTTAGTGTGGGTACAGCTGCTCCTCTGCCAATGGACGTAGTAAATATGAAATCAACAATTAAGCGGATTTCTGAAACGTTGGTGAACAGTCTGAACCAACACTTACAG GTGCAGGACGAATCTGGTAGGACGCTCAATCCACCTGCTGCTGATCTGAATGGACCTTCCTCCATAGTGATCGTCTTGGAGGGTTTTAATCGCAAGATAAGTAGTGATTCCTACTTTGCGGTGACGCAGACCAAGTCTCATATCTCTTCATTGACGAGTTATGTCAGGGAGTGGATGAAGGCGCAATGCAGTGAGCAGCAGCCCAGAGGTTCAGAGCCAGCGTCGCTGCTACGGCTGAAACAGCGGAGTCGACCGGAGTTCTTGGACACTGTGAGCACCGAGGCTCTCATGAGAGTAAGGGAGTTCCTCAATCTGCTGCTCCAAAACCTGGATGATCTTGAATCTTGCTGA